From the genome of Brassica oleracea var. oleracea cultivar TO1000 chromosome C4, BOL, whole genome shotgun sequence:
TGTTGAAAATTCAAGATTGGTATGTGCTAGGTCATGGTGACGTAATTTTATTGTATGTGCGAATCATTCTAACGAAATCCTCTTTAAAAAGGGTGTATTCAAGGTGATTTGATTTTTAATGGAGTTTTAGATGATTTCAATAAGTCGCAAAGATTTATATGATTTTTGTTAAACCACTCTAGAATATAACCTAAAATCATGTGTTGCAATTATTTTAACCAAGAAACTCTAAAACTCTACAATTTTTCAATAATGGTGGATTTTAGAGTACTCTATGAAATGTTAATTAGTTCAATAACAATGAATTTTAAATGAGTTTTTAAAATTTATGTTTAAATAATAGTGAATTTGTCATTTTAATACAAATCACCTAAAATTCTCAATTGAATACACACATGTGAGCTTCTTGGTGACTTGGTTGCCCTTTCTGGGAATAATTTTTATAGAAAAAATGACTTTCCTTTTAGTATATACTGTAAAAAGGCAAAAAATAGAAACAATGTATTTATCTTCGTAATATTTTAATTAAAGTAACTAAATTGACTAAAATTTTAGAAACCCACATTGAAAAAGGAAAATAGCTATTAATTGGAAATAACTCCTTTTCCATACCTTATTTGTCTATATAAGAAATAGAGAGAGCAACCCTAAGAGTAAAACCCTAATTAATTTCTAGGAAACAATGACGATGATCACTGATCTTTCGTTGGATTTGGTAGAGGAGATACTCTCTAAAGTTTCGTTAACTTCTCTCAAAGCCGTAAAATCCACTTGCAAAGGATGGAACACTCTATCCAAAGACGAGAGCTTTACAAAAAAACACTCAGCCATAGAGTTTCCGGTGTTCTTGACCTGTAAAGCTTATCGTTTTCATAGAAGATTTAATCTCCACAGAATCCATAACATCAAAGACATGCCATGTATAAAGGATACAGGTGAACTACATAGTCCTATCGGTTTATATATAGAGTCAACCAGTGTGACGGCTTATTGTTATGCCTCGATGAGCGTAACAGGCAAAGGCTATTTGTATGGAACCCGTATTTGGCTCAAACCAGATGGATTGAGCTCAGAATTAATAGGACCATAACAGATCAGTGTGCTATAGGATACGACAGCAACAAGAACCATAAACTCCTGTGGCTTTTCTATGAGTATGACAATAATGATAATGTCAAGCATGAAATCTACGATTTTAAGTCTAGTTCATGGAGGGTTCTTGATATCATCACTCCTAGAAAGTTTAAACGGATATGGAAGAGAGGTGTGTCCTTGAAGGGAAATAGTTACTTTGTTGTTGATGGGAAAATATTAGGTTTCGATTTTACTAGAGAGAAATTTGGACCGTTTTTGGATCTACCATTTGAAACTCATAATAAGATTCCATATTCTTGTGTCAGAGGAGAGCAGCTTGCGGTGCTATTTCAAAGGCACCTATATGAATTGGTGATATGGATTACAACTGAGATTAAGCCTGATGCAGTGTCATGGAGCAGTTTCTGTAAAGTTGATATGAAACCTTTTCTTGGCGACCATGGGTTTAAAGTTGGCAGT
Proteins encoded in this window:
- the LOC106339081 gene encoding putative F-box protein At3g20030; the encoded protein is MTMITDLSLDLVEEILSKVSLTSLKAVKSTCKGWNTLSKDESFTKKHSAIEFPVQRLFVWNPYLAQTRWIELRINRTITDQCAIGYDSNKNHKLLWLFYEYDNNDNVKHEIYDFKSSSWRVLDIITPRKFKRIWKRGVSLKGNSYFVVDGKILGFDFTREKFGPFLDLPFETHNKIPYSCVRGEQLAVLFQRHLYELVIWITTEIKPDAVSWSSFCKVDMKPFLGDHGFKVGSFVIDKEKKVAVVCGDCEERRDHIYKGQCYVVGEDGCYQEKTDMEDIVISYVPSLVQLQ